From the Saccharobesus litoralis genome, one window contains:
- a CDS encoding TonB-dependent receptor plug domain-containing protein, whose product MSGFVFTKIGKPSALALLAVTFVAPVIALAKQNNAEGPAQVEKIVVTGTRTPKLLSDSPVSVDIIDGATVELLTQGTIAEALNYIPGVVVTQNQKDGVNVQMQGFDGDNVLVLLNDKPLIAPTGAAADLAQISALNIQQIEVIRGAASVMYGSSAMGGVINIITKPPEENELKVTYEVGSYLGNEIEGEEISHRSQVNANLIFDNWAHQLTLLYSDNTGYDRDNDHSHTPAGNIQKTFVNLNTYGKFFGLKTEIRFQNFTEDKKRADGAIAGQLVNLYYLSDVEQYQFDVMLGNDIDYHMNAGSLVSWKIDFRKMNHKETSGSSTKRLADISLDEISGQFVYSTTDFEWVAGALYHEDSLEQVNLISGKFEVEPTSKRALEAYAQGDWTFDNVETLLGGRVQEDTDYGFHSALRLSSKIELSERLKWRLGVGQGYRVPTLKEREYVFDHSALGYMVLGSVDLEPEEALSYNSTWTFSTNTNDHFLGGFDFESELNLYYTDADNLITTFTDPVLSAKQGLAISVYDNVAKATMQGADISIEFTFDSWAAGFHYSYLEARDGDNKKIAERPAHQMKVNLDYSVVEWDLDTSLNAVYKQDIAYNADQYINGELANNTLTLNFKLQQHINQHLSWRFGIENVLDEHKDETAEQQLKFDARPISSRYLSLGIGYQF is encoded by the coding sequence ATGAGCGGTTTTGTATTCACTAAGATTGGCAAGCCAAGTGCTTTAGCTTTACTAGCAGTTACATTTGTTGCACCTGTTATAGCACTAGCAAAGCAAAATAATGCTGAAGGACCAGCTCAAGTTGAAAAAATAGTCGTCACTGGCACTCGTACGCCTAAGTTGTTGTCTGATTCACCAGTTTCGGTAGATATTATTGATGGAGCAACTGTTGAGTTGTTAACTCAAGGAACGATTGCAGAAGCGCTTAACTATATTCCAGGTGTAGTGGTCACGCAGAATCAAAAAGACGGCGTTAATGTACAAATGCAAGGTTTTGACGGCGACAACGTACTGGTTTTACTTAACGACAAACCTCTAATCGCCCCAACGGGTGCCGCAGCAGATCTAGCGCAAATTAGTGCTCTAAACATTCAACAAATTGAAGTTATCCGTGGTGCTGCATCTGTTATGTATGGTAGCTCAGCCATGGGCGGTGTAATTAATATCATTACCAAACCACCTGAAGAAAATGAATTAAAGGTGACTTACGAAGTGGGGAGTTATCTCGGTAATGAAATTGAAGGTGAAGAGATTAGTCACCGCAGTCAAGTTAACGCCAATCTCATTTTTGATAATTGGGCTCATCAATTAACTTTGCTTTACTCAGACAATACCGGTTACGACCGTGATAATGACCATAGCCATACACCAGCAGGAAATATTCAAAAGACCTTCGTTAATCTTAATACCTATGGCAAGTTTTTTGGTTTAAAAACTGAAATTCGTTTTCAAAATTTCACTGAAGATAAAAAACGAGCGGATGGTGCAATCGCTGGCCAATTAGTCAATCTATATTACTTGTCAGATGTCGAACAATATCAATTTGATGTCATGCTTGGCAACGATATTGATTACCACATGAACGCTGGTTCATTAGTCAGTTGGAAAATAGATTTCAGAAAGATGAACCATAAAGAAACCAGTGGATCATCGACCAAGCGCTTAGCAGATATTAGCTTGGATGAAATATCTGGTCAGTTTGTATATTCCACTACTGATTTTGAATGGGTCGCTGGTGCTTTATATCATGAGGATAGCTTAGAACAAGTTAACCTTATATCAGGTAAATTCGAAGTTGAGCCAACAAGCAAACGAGCTTTAGAAGCCTATGCTCAGGGAGATTGGACATTTGATAATGTTGAAACTCTCCTTGGTGGGCGTGTACAAGAAGATACCGACTATGGCTTTCATTCGGCATTGCGTTTGAGCAGTAAAATTGAGTTGAGTGAGAGGCTCAAATGGCGACTTGGGGTTGGTCAAGGCTATCGAGTTCCTACACTGAAAGAAAGAGAGTACGTATTCGATCACTCTGCATTAGGCTATATGGTACTGGGTAGTGTTGATCTTGAGCCTGAAGAAGCTTTGTCTTACAACTCCACTTGGACATTTAGTACCAATACAAACGATCATTTTTTAGGTGGCTTTGACTTTGAATCTGAACTAAATCTCTATTACACCGATGCTGACAATCTCATCACTACCTTTACCGATCCTGTGCTATCCGCTAAACAAGGTTTAGCTATCTCTGTTTATGACAATGTTGCTAAAGCGACAATGCAAGGTGCTGATATTAGCATTGAATTCACTTTTGACTCTTGGGCTGCTGGCTTTCACTACAGTTACTTAGAAGCACGAGACGGTGATAATAAAAAAATAGCTGAACGCCCTGCTCACCAAATGAAAGTTAACCTTGATTACAGCGTAGTAGAATGGGATTTAGATACCTCACTTAACGCAGTCTATAAACAAGATATTGCTTATAACGCCGACCAATATATTAACGGTGAATTAGCTAACAACACGCTAACACTCAACTTCAAGTTGCAACAACATATCAATCAACACTTATCTTGGCGCTTCGGTATCGAAAACGTCTTAGATGAACATAAAGATGAAACTGCAGAGCAACAACTTAAATTCGATGCTCGACCTATTTCTAGCCGCTACCTGAGTTTAGGTATCGGTTACCAATTTTAA
- a CDS encoding HmuY family protein produces the protein MKTQFKLTALAVATLALTACGGSSSDDDNAAQKPTDTIYGPFNTGTTSEPASVYFDLETMAVVTESADWDISFRRTDVFLNNTDSDNPVKAYFTGNNADFYDADSKAVADKFANATPETELADFEAVTAASIPADDMFVADVAEKILDGFYSYNPTTHQVSAADDKYFIVSSDDSYSKYRVSSLTQAGFAMSAVTFAIANQSASDAAFATSETQLVVDLAAECANDATVYVDFDTAMVVASTDAWDVSLACNADKTGTGFEISLATDATAIQDFTNSYDSITASHHFGYGFKANEYTDPAFKANPWYAYGVNGGHTLWSQYGVYIIKTDIADYKLQITSYYNDDGASGNYSFRAERLDD, from the coding sequence ATGAAAACTCAATTTAAATTAACTGCATTAGCAGTAGCAACACTAGCATTAACGGCTTGCGGCGGTTCTTCGTCAGATGATGATAATGCGGCTCAAAAGCCAACAGATACGATTTATGGCCCATTTAACACAGGGACGACATCTGAACCAGCTAGCGTTTATTTTGATTTAGAGACAATGGCAGTTGTTACTGAATCAGCTGATTGGGATATCTCTTTCCGTCGTACAGATGTTTTCTTAAACAACACTGATAGCGACAACCCTGTTAAAGCTTACTTTACAGGCAATAACGCTGATTTTTATGATGCTGACAGTAAAGCCGTGGCTGATAAATTCGCCAATGCCACGCCAGAAACTGAACTAGCCGATTTTGAAGCGGTTACGGCGGCCAGTATCCCAGCAGACGATATGTTCGTAGCTGATGTAGCAGAAAAAATATTAGACGGTTTTTATAGTTACAACCCAACGACTCATCAAGTCAGCGCTGCAGATGACAAATACTTTATCGTTAGCTCGGACGATAGTTACAGTAAATATCGAGTTTCTAGCTTAACGCAAGCGGGTTTTGCTATGAGTGCTGTAACATTTGCAATTGCTAATCAATCAGCATCTGACGCTGCTTTTGCCACATCAGAAACTCAATTAGTGGTAGATTTGGCAGCTGAATGTGCCAATGATGCAACTGTATACGTTGATTTCGATACTGCAATGGTCGTTGCGAGTACAGATGCTTGGGATGTTTCATTAGCCTGTAATGCGGATAAAACGGGTACAGGTTTCGAAATTAGCTTAGCGACTGATGCTACCGCAATTCAAGATTTCACCAATAGTTATGATTCTATTACCGCGTCGCATCACTTCGGATACGGATTCAAAGCCAATGAATACACAGATCCTGCATTTAAAGCTAACCCGTGGTATGCATATGGCGTAAATGGTGGTCACACATTATGGTCGCAATACGGTGTTTACATCATTAAAACGGATATTGCTGA